In one Niallia taxi genomic region, the following are encoded:
- a CDS encoding MFS transporter gives MTKKSLYLLYFITFLSMTGYGVVLPALPYLAASLDLSSFQMGTLITGWALAQFFSVPFWGMLADRIGKKPVLLIGLGGFGVAFLLLLAANSYLSLLLIRVIGAILSSGMQPAAMALVTNLYDKKNRSEAIAKMGAASGLGFLCGPLAGSLLSPFGMTAPFFLSGLLSLLAIPFVWIFISEGQHKRTAKQHEVNFLQSIRFLFEKDYKQLFFITLGMAVAASSLFSMLGFLLMERFFATPFETGAAFSVQSGAAVFVQLVLFSFVCKHLTEKAAASFGLIIQALGFACIALSFHLSVVFIGCIFIGIGSAFTRPTLISMLARQNTIGQGTVMGLQAAMDSLGRGVGPLLAGLLYSMAHFGPFLMAFVLCICLFFYFSFSKSFTEQRMHSRTITK, from the coding sequence TTGACAAAAAAATCTCTTTATTTGCTGTACTTTATCACCTTTCTTTCGATGACTGGCTATGGTGTCGTCCTTCCGGCTTTGCCTTACCTTGCCGCAAGCTTAGATTTAAGCTCCTTTCAGATGGGGACACTCATTACTGGATGGGCATTGGCTCAGTTTTTCAGTGTACCGTTTTGGGGGATGCTCGCTGATAGAATTGGGAAAAAGCCTGTCCTGCTTATTGGTCTTGGTGGATTTGGAGTTGCCTTTCTATTATTATTGGCAGCAAACTCCTACCTTTCCCTTTTATTAATCAGAGTAATTGGCGCGATTCTTTCTTCTGGCATGCAGCCTGCTGCAATGGCACTTGTTACTAACCTCTATGACAAGAAAAACAGAAGTGAGGCCATCGCAAAAATGGGAGCAGCAAGCGGCTTGGGCTTTTTATGCGGCCCACTAGCAGGATCACTCCTTTCCCCCTTCGGCATGACCGCACCATTTTTTCTTTCAGGGCTTTTAAGCCTGTTAGCCATTCCCTTTGTATGGATATTCATAAGCGAGGGTCAGCACAAAAGAACGGCAAAACAGCATGAGGTTAATTTCCTTCAGTCTATAAGGTTTTTGTTTGAAAAAGACTACAAGCAATTATTTTTCATCACCTTAGGCATGGCAGTTGCTGCTTCTAGCTTGTTCTCCATGCTAGGTTTCTTGTTAATGGAGCGCTTTTTTGCAACTCCATTTGAAACAGGCGCCGCCTTTAGTGTTCAATCTGGTGCAGCGGTTTTCGTACAGCTTGTCTTGTTTAGCTTTGTGTGCAAGCACCTCACAGAGAAAGCGGCCGCCTCTTTTGGGTTGATTATTCAAGCGCTTGGTTTTGCCTGTATAGCTTTGTCGTTTCATTTGTCTGTTGTGTTTATAGGCTGCATCTTCATAGGAATCGGCAGTGCATTTACTAGACCGACATTAATCAGCATGCTTGCCAGACAAAACACTATTGGTCAAGGAACAGTAATGGGTCTTCAAGCAGCAATGGATAGTCTTGGTCGAGGTGTCGGTCCACTTCTAGCAGGCCTTCTCTATTCAATGGCTCATTTCGGTCCATTTTTAATGGCTTTTGTTCTCTGTATCTGTTTATTTTTCTATTTTTCATTTTCTAAATCTTTTACAGAACAACGCATGCATTCCAGGACTATAACCAAATAA
- a CDS encoding aminotransferase-like domain-containing protein yields MNSMKNISFSKRFPDMQIIGSSFAGSLDHVIPLSYGFPAPESFPLDTMVTATERAMKTQGSGAMSYTGGTGISNIVNWILKRSELREVYAKKDQIIVTSGSMQAIDLVARTLTDPGDDIWIEAPCFFGAIRTFNLAQVNLRSFPIDENGIIVEHVEKALIEAKLQQKPLPKILYIMPNYHNPGGVNLSVDRRKKLAELAYEYNFIILEDDAYVELSFDGTYLPSIHSFGPDRVIYLSTFSKVIAPGIRLGWAIGLSEIINKMRILKTDGLTSVYVQEVAYNVLEQLDIESHINNLSTMYKTRKEAMVAAIKEHFGDEVSFVSPEGGFFLWVTFPQGVNTSTFVDAAMTAGVSYLDGRHFFLEEEGYNTMRLCFTYCNEEKIKEAIKRLAEIYYQHLRSLPMEEAN; encoded by the coding sequence ATGAATTCTATGAAAAATATTTCCTTCAGCAAAAGATTTCCAGACATGCAGATTATCGGTTCTTCCTTTGCCGGATCACTTGATCATGTTATCCCCCTCTCCTACGGCTTTCCTGCTCCAGAGTCCTTTCCTCTTGATACAATGGTTACAGCAACAGAACGTGCAATGAAAACACAAGGATCAGGCGCAATGTCCTATACAGGTGGAACTGGGATTAGTAATATTGTTAATTGGATTTTGAAGCGTTCTGAGCTGCGAGAAGTATATGCAAAAAAAGATCAAATTATCGTGACGTCTGGAAGCATGCAGGCAATTGACTTAGTTGCCCGAACACTTACAGACCCAGGTGACGACATTTGGATTGAAGCACCTTGTTTCTTTGGTGCTATCCGAACATTTAATTTAGCACAGGTAAATTTACGCTCCTTTCCTATTGATGAAAACGGCATTATTGTCGAGCATGTAGAAAAGGCACTTATCGAGGCAAAGCTGCAACAAAAGCCATTGCCAAAAATTCTGTATATTATGCCTAACTACCATAATCCTGGCGGAGTTAATCTCTCTGTTGATCGCAGAAAAAAACTGGCTGAGCTTGCCTATGAATATAATTTCATCATTCTTGAAGATGATGCATATGTGGAGCTTTCCTTTGATGGCACATACTTACCTTCCATCCATTCCTTCGGTCCAGACAGAGTTATTTATTTAAGTACCTTTTCAAAAGTGATTGCTCCAGGAATCAGGCTTGGATGGGCAATTGGCTTAAGTGAAATTATTAATAAAATGCGTATTCTTAAGACAGATGGACTAACAAGCGTCTATGTGCAGGAAGTAGCCTATAATGTGTTAGAGCAATTGGATATCGAGTCACATATTAACAATTTGAGCACGATGTACAAAACAAGAAAAGAAGCAATGGTGGCAGCAATTAAGGAGCATTTCGGTGACGAAGTTAGCTTTGTTTCACCAGAAGGCGGCTTCTTCCTATGGGTAACATTTCCACAAGGGGTTAATACTAGCACTTTTGTCGATGCTGCGATGACTGCAGGCGTCTCTTATTTAGATGGCCGTCATTTCTTCCTCGAGGAAGAAGGCTATAATACAATGAGACTATGCTTCACCTACTGTAATGAGGAAAAAATTAAAGAAGCAATTAAGCGTCTTGCTGAAATTTATTACCAACACCTTCGCAGTTTACCAATGGAGGAAGCTAACTAA
- a CDS encoding D-2-hydroxyacid dehydrogenase has protein sequence MAGKKPVIYVRYNIPEKYLNKIKALGATVLFEPWTFGKEEPQLTHDLSECNIVLTLGLIDPLTIQPYAPNLQWVQSMSVGLDALLHKETINSDIIITNTKGCTSIPIAEHTVAMISAFSRGLPTMLRNQHKKIWSNTEIKDLEGSNVGIVGYGEIGKEIAKRCKALGMNVVGCRKRPANTLDNDPADQVVGLERIDEVIKNADFLILALPSTKETYRFIDKHKLRLLKESAFLINIGRGNTIVEEDLLQALYSQQIKGAALDVFDIEPLPGDHPFWELDNVIISPHNAYYSPRSMERYMDIFIENLTRFIEGKELLNVVNKELGY, from the coding sequence ATGGCTGGTAAAAAGCCGGTTATTTATGTTAGGTACAATATTCCGGAAAAGTATCTTAACAAAATAAAAGCACTAGGAGCAACCGTTCTGTTTGAACCATGGACATTTGGCAAAGAGGAACCTCAATTAACACATGATTTAAGCGAATGCAATATCGTCTTAACATTGGGACTAATTGATCCATTAACAATACAGCCATATGCACCAAATCTTCAATGGGTACAATCAATGAGTGTCGGACTTGATGCACTTCTTCATAAAGAGACAATCAATAGTGATATAATAATAACAAATACAAAAGGCTGTACTTCTATCCCTATTGCCGAACATACGGTTGCGATGATTTCTGCTTTTTCGCGAGGACTTCCGACAATGCTTCGAAATCAGCACAAAAAGATTTGGAGCAATACGGAGATTAAAGATTTAGAAGGTTCTAATGTAGGAATTGTCGGCTACGGGGAAATTGGCAAGGAAATTGCGAAAAGATGCAAAGCACTTGGCATGAATGTAGTCGGCTGCCGCAAACGACCTGCTAACACCCTTGACAATGACCCTGCAGATCAAGTTGTCGGGCTTGAGAGAATAGACGAGGTAATAAAAAATGCTGATTTTCTTATTTTAGCATTGCCATCTACTAAGGAAACATATCGTTTTATCGATAAACATAAGCTTCGCTTGCTGAAGGAATCTGCCTTTTTAATTAATATCGGAAGAGGCAATACAATTGTAGAAGAGGATTTACTGCAGGCATTATATAGTCAGCAAATAAAAGGCGCTGCCCTTGATGTATTTGATATAGAGCCATTACCTGGCGATCATCCTTTTTGGGAGCTTGATAATGTCATTATTTCTCCGCATAATGCCTATTATTCTCCTAGGAGCATGGAGCGTTATATGGATATATTTATAGAAAACCTTACAAGATTTATAGAAGGCAAGGAGCTTCTCAATGTCGTAAATAAAGAACTAGGCTATTAA
- a CDS encoding rhodanese-like domain-containing protein yields MALTFGKLLEEARSNVKGISSIEAKKQIEEKPNTYVIDVQDATDAGACGLIPSSVNISLGMLPIRADLELPEELRNAELADRNRPVLVTCGLGGQAALGAYLLKQMGFTDVAFIEGGTTAWKQEGFETV; encoded by the coding sequence ATGGCATTGACATTCGGAAAGCTATTAGAAGAAGCACGCAGTAACGTTAAAGGTATCTCATCAATTGAAGCAAAAAAACAAATAGAAGAAAAACCTAATACATATGTAATTGATGTACAAGACGCTACAGATGCAGGTGCTTGTGGTTTAATTCCTAGCAGTGTTAATATTTCACTTGGCATGCTGCCAATACGCGCTGATTTGGAGCTTCCAGAAGAGCTTCGCAACGCAGAATTAGCTGACCGTAATAGACCTGTATTAGTAACATGTGGTCTTGGTGGACAAGCTGCATTAGGCGCTTATTTACTTAAACAAATGGGCTTCACTGATGTTGCGTTCATTGAAGGCGGAACAACTGCTTGGAAACAAGAGGGCTTTGAAACAGTTTAA
- the acnA gene encoding aconitate hydratase AcnA, giving the protein MAKDTYNARKSFEVDGKRYHYYQLEALEKAGIGNVTKLPYSIKVLLESVLRQMDGFVIKDEHVENLAKWGTDELKEIDVPFKPSRVILQDFTGVPAVVDLASLRKAMADLGGDPSKINPEKPVDLVIDHSVQVDKYGTPDALTANMDLEFERNAERYQFLSWAQKAFDNYRAVPPATGIVHQVNLEYLANVVQVVENKEGELEAFPDTLVGTDSHTTMINGIGVLGWGVGGIEAEAGMLGQPSYFPVPEVVGVKLIGDMPNGSTATDLALKVTQVLRGEGVVGKFVEFFGPGISQLPLADRATIANMAPEYGATCGFFPVDEESLSYMRLTGRPEEQIKVVEEYSKRNGLFFDPSFEPVYTKVIEINLSDIEANLSGPKRPQDLIPLSQLQKAFVESVTAPEGNQGFGLKKDEFDKSVDIKFANGDSTTMKTGSVAIAAITSCTNTSNPYVLVGAGLVAKKAVELGMEVPKFVKTSLAPGSKVVTGYLRDSGLLPYLEQIGFNLVGYGCTTCIGNSGPLRDEIEMAVADADLLVTSVLSGNRNFEGRIHPLVKANYLASPPLVVAYALAGTVDIDLQKEAIGKDKDGNDVFFKDIWPSTEEVNELVNKTVTPELFKKEYERVFDDNERWNEIQTSSDSLYTFDETSTYIQNPPFFEGLKPDPEKVLPIKGLKIVGKFGDSVTTDHISPAGAIGVNTPAGKYLKANGVEPRDFNSYGSRRGNHEVMMRGTFANIRIRNQIAPGTEGGFTTYWPSGEVTSIYDACMQYKEDGTGLMVLAGKDYGMGSSRDWAAKGTNLLGIKTVLAESFERIHRSNLVLMGVLPLQFKAGDTAESLGLTGKETFNVYVDETVKPRDFIEVTATDEDGNKKTFEVLVRFDSEVEIDYYRHGGILPMVLRDKLKN; this is encoded by the coding sequence ATGGCAAAAGATACTTACAATGCACGTAAATCATTCGAGGTTGATGGGAAGCGTTATCATTACTATCAATTGGAAGCATTGGAAAAAGCGGGAATCGGTAATGTTACAAAATTGCCGTACTCTATTAAAGTTCTATTGGAATCTGTATTAAGACAAATGGATGGTTTCGTCATTAAAGACGAGCATGTGGAAAACCTAGCAAAATGGGGAACAGATGAACTGAAAGAGATTGATGTGCCATTTAAGCCTTCAAGGGTTATCCTTCAGGATTTCACTGGTGTTCCTGCTGTTGTTGACTTGGCATCTTTAAGAAAAGCAATGGCTGATCTCGGTGGAGATCCAAGCAAAATTAACCCGGAAAAACCTGTTGACCTTGTCATTGACCATAGCGTGCAGGTCGACAAATATGGTACGCCAGATGCGTTGACAGCAAATATGGATCTTGAATTTGAACGCAACGCGGAGCGCTACCAATTTTTGAGCTGGGCTCAAAAAGCTTTTGACAATTATCGTGCAGTACCACCTGCAACAGGTATCGTACACCAAGTAAATTTAGAATATTTAGCAAATGTAGTGCAAGTAGTTGAAAATAAAGAGGGCGAATTAGAAGCATTCCCAGATACGCTTGTCGGAACTGACTCTCATACGACGATGATTAACGGAATCGGCGTGCTTGGTTGGGGTGTCGGCGGTATCGAGGCAGAGGCAGGTATGCTTGGACAACCATCTTACTTCCCAGTACCTGAAGTAGTGGGAGTTAAGCTTATTGGTGATATGCCAAACGGTTCAACTGCAACTGACCTTGCTTTAAAAGTAACGCAAGTGCTAAGAGGCGAAGGGGTTGTTGGAAAATTCGTTGAATTCTTCGGACCTGGTATTTCCCAATTACCGCTTGCTGACCGTGCGACAATTGCAAACATGGCGCCAGAGTACGGTGCAACTTGCGGATTCTTCCCAGTTGATGAAGAATCATTGTCCTACATGAGATTGACTGGCAGACCAGAAGAGCAAATCAAAGTGGTAGAAGAATACTCTAAACGAAATGGGCTGTTCTTTGATCCTAGCTTTGAACCAGTTTATACAAAAGTAATTGAAATTAACCTTTCAGATATTGAAGCAAACCTGTCTGGACCAAAACGTCCTCAAGACTTGATTCCATTATCACAGCTTCAAAAAGCATTTGTTGAGTCTGTCACTGCACCAGAAGGAAATCAAGGCTTTGGCTTGAAAAAAGATGAGTTTGATAAATCAGTAGATATTAAGTTTGCTAACGGTGATTCCACAACGATGAAAACAGGCTCTGTTGCTATCGCTGCAATCACTAGCTGTACAAATACGTCTAACCCATATGTGCTTGTTGGAGCAGGTCTTGTTGCTAAAAAAGCAGTTGAGCTTGGTATGGAAGTACCGAAGTTTGTAAAAACTTCTTTGGCTCCAGGATCAAAGGTAGTTACTGGTTATTTGAGAGATTCAGGCTTATTGCCGTATTTAGAGCAAATTGGCTTTAATCTTGTTGGGTATGGCTGTACGACTTGTATCGGTAACTCCGGTCCGTTGAGAGATGAAATCGAAATGGCTGTTGCTGATGCTGATTTACTTGTTACTAGCGTACTTTCTGGTAACCGTAACTTTGAAGGCCGTATTCATCCGCTTGTAAAAGCAAACTACTTGGCATCACCGCCATTAGTTGTGGCATATGCACTTGCTGGAACAGTTGACATTGACTTGCAGAAGGAAGCAATCGGTAAGGATAAAGATGGAAACGATGTTTTCTTCAAGGATATTTGGCCATCAACAGAAGAGGTTAATGAACTTGTAAACAAGACAGTAACTCCTGAATTGTTCAAGAAAGAGTATGAGCGAGTATTTGATGACAATGAGCGCTGGAATGAAATTCAAACTAGCAGCGATTCCTTGTATACATTTGATGAAACAAGCACATATATTCAAAACCCGCCTTTCTTTGAAGGACTTAAACCGGATCCGGAAAAAGTACTTCCAATTAAAGGGTTGAAAATTGTTGGTAAGTTTGGGGATTCTGTTACAACAGACCATATTTCTCCAGCTGGAGCTATTGGTGTTAACACTCCTGCAGGGAAATACTTAAAAGCAAATGGAGTAGAGCCTCGTGATTTCAACTCTTATGGTTCTCGCCGTGGTAACCATGAAGTAATGATGAGAGGTACATTTGCAAATATCCGTATCCGTAACCAGATTGCTCCTGGAACAGAGGGTGGATTCACAACGTATTGGCCATCAGGTGAAGTGACATCTATTTATGATGCTTGTATGCAATATAAAGAAGATGGCACAGGTTTAATGGTTCTTGCTGGCAAAGACTATGGGATGGGATCTTCCCGTGACTGGGCTGCAAAAGGTACGAACCTGCTTGGAATTAAAACAGTTCTTGCAGAGAGCTTTGAGCGTATCCATCGTTCTAACCTTGTATTAATGGGAGTTCTTCCATTGCAGTTCAAGGCTGGAGATACTGCTGAATCACTTGGTTTGACTGGTAAAGAGACGTTCAATGTGTATGTTGATGAAACAGTTAAGCCACGTGATTTCATTGAAGTTACTGCAACAGATGAGGATGGCAACAAAAAGACTTTTGAAGTCCTTGTTCGCTTTGATTCTGAAGTTGAAATTGACTACTACCGTCATGGTGGTATCCTGCCAATGGTGCTTAGAGATAAATTAAAGAATTAA
- a CDS encoding small acid-soluble spore protein P, protein MMNKNDSKDMRKNSPKGHHGGQPEPLSGSKKVKNRNHTRQKHNSGHDF, encoded by the coding sequence ATAATGAATAAAAACGACAGCAAAGACATGCGCAAAAATTCACCTAAAGGCCATCATGGCGGTCAGCCAGAGCCTCTTAGCGGCAGCAAAAAAGTAAAAAACCGCAACCATACAAGACAAAAGCATAACAGTGGTCATGACTTTTAA
- a CDS encoding Hsp20/alpha crystallin family protein, with protein sequence MNNDYSEWLYEFGLLVNYLDAAEFQVDAYEADTYYLVECLLPFATKETFSPLVKENYLTITTTDLENNIKTRTVYFPTIIEGKKINSTFSNGLLEVKITKD encoded by the coding sequence ATGAACAATGATTATTCTGAGTGGTTATATGAATTTGGCTTACTTGTTAATTATTTAGACGCAGCGGAGTTTCAAGTTGATGCATATGAAGCAGATACCTATTACTTGGTTGAATGCTTGCTGCCATTTGCAACAAAGGAAACCTTTTCACCACTTGTTAAGGAAAATTATTTAACCATTACAACGACAGACTTAGAAAATAATATTAAAACAAGAACTGTATATTTCCCAACCATAATCGAAGGTAAAAAAATTAACTCTACCTTTTCAAACGGCCTGCTTGAAGTAAAAATTACCAAGGACTAA
- a CDS encoding ABC-F family ATP-binding cassette domain-containing protein — protein sequence MLLNVENLSHTFGDRTLFKDVSFRLLAEDHVGLVGANGVGKSTLMNIITGQLIHDAGRVEWIPSVHYGYLDQHTVLTPGKTIRDALKDAFLPLFKEEEKLNEVTAKMGDATPEELEELLDEMGVIQDKLDAGGFYTLDIKIEEAARGLGLDAIGLERDVAALSGGQRTKVLLAKLLLEQPQVLLLDEPTNYLDVEHIKWLASYLKEYPYAFILISHDTEFMNQVSNVIFHLEFSKLTRYTASYDKFLELAEINKNQHLNAYEKQKEFIKKQEDFISKNKARYSTTGRAKSRQKQLDRLERIDRPETALKPTFEFKESRGSSRYVFEGTDFEIGYADPLLPKMSVTIERGEKIAVVGCNGVGKSTLLKTMLGKIKPLSGKIERGDFLYPSYFEQEVKAGNLTPIEDVWNSFPSMDQHQVRAALARCGLKNEHISRPLNQLSGGEQAKVRLCKLLMEESNWLLFDEPTNHLDISAKEELKRALKAYKGTVVLVCHEPDFYEDWVTKVWNVEDWSNQNN from the coding sequence ATGTTATTGAATGTGGAAAATTTAAGTCATACATTTGGAGATAGAACTCTATTTAAAGATGTCTCCTTCCGTTTGCTTGCAGAGGATCATGTCGGTCTTGTTGGGGCTAACGGTGTTGGTAAATCAACATTAATGAATATTATTACAGGACAACTAATTCATGATGCCGGTAGAGTCGAGTGGATTCCTTCTGTCCATTACGGTTACTTGGATCAGCATACAGTACTTACACCAGGAAAAACAATTCGCGATGCATTAAAGGATGCTTTCCTTCCACTATTTAAAGAAGAAGAAAAGTTAAATGAAGTAACAGCCAAAATGGGTGATGCTACACCGGAAGAGCTGGAAGAATTACTGGATGAAATGGGTGTTATCCAGGATAAGCTGGATGCAGGCGGCTTTTATACACTTGATATAAAAATTGAAGAAGCAGCACGCGGGTTAGGTCTTGATGCAATTGGACTAGAGCGTGATGTTGCAGCATTGAGCGGTGGTCAAAGAACAAAGGTTCTGCTTGCAAAGCTATTACTTGAACAGCCGCAAGTTCTATTGTTGGATGAGCCGACAAACTATCTCGATGTGGAGCATATTAAATGGCTTGCCTCTTATTTAAAGGAATATCCATATGCCTTTATTTTGATTTCTCATGATACAGAATTCATGAACCAAGTATCAAATGTTATTTTCCATCTTGAATTTTCGAAGCTTACGAGATACACAGCAAGCTATGATAAGTTCCTTGAGCTTGCGGAAATCAACAAAAACCAGCATTTGAATGCGTATGAGAAACAAAAGGAATTTATTAAAAAACAAGAGGATTTCATCTCCAAAAACAAAGCGAGATATTCTACAACTGGACGAGCAAAAAGCCGTCAAAAGCAATTAGACCGTCTTGAGCGCATTGACAGACCGGAAACTGCTTTAAAGCCGACATTTGAGTTTAAAGAATCCCGCGGAAGCAGCCGATATGTTTTTGAAGGAACAGACTTTGAAATTGGTTATGCAGACCCGCTGCTACCGAAGATGTCTGTTACCATTGAACGTGGTGAAAAGATTGCTGTGGTCGGCTGTAACGGTGTTGGTAAATCAACATTGCTTAAAACAATGCTTGGCAAAATTAAACCGCTTAGCGGAAAAATAGAGCGTGGAGATTTCTTGTATCCTTCCTATTTCGAACAGGAAGTAAAAGCAGGCAATTTAACTCCAATTGAAGATGTATGGAATTCCTTCCCAAGCATGGATCAGCACCAAGTTCGCGCTGCACTTGCAAGATGCGGGTTAAAAAACGAGCATATTTCACGACCACTTAATCAATTAAGCGGTGGCGAGCAAGCGAAAGTCCGCTTATGCAAGCTGTTAATGGAAGAAAGCAACTGGCTGCTATTCGATGAACCGACAAACCACTTAGATATTTCGGCTAAGGAAGAATTGAAAAGAGCACTGAAAGCTTATAAAGGTACCGTTGTGCTCGTTTGTCATGAACCTGACTTTTATGAAGATTGGGTAACAAAGGTTTGGAATGTAGAAGATTGGTCTAACCAAAATAACTAA
- a CDS encoding ion channel, producing the protein MYFFGRIWKVIINFSFSAILLITFGVILSAAWLFRLLEPATFPSYFDSLWYTMVTSTTVGYGDYYPTSIAGRIFAMVFFLYGIMTLTVFIGKIQQMLSDYKRLKEEGKLDYKRDGHVIFIGYGKKTAIAIKEVKSSNAKMPIVLIDSKLDKNPYNEDYVFFINGNPAEDETLLKANLPVADRVFIFSDEAIENDLAADGTTALIALGVEDLSNEYSVNMHTTVEIRKASHKPRFKHANVERFVYSYESVGLLIARECLHSGSATLLNDLLSNDRGSDWHQIKAKKEWKTYKDAAEGVFSSGATLIAVNDDLDVATKAKKTLPIDATLTIVCSETTIINFK; encoded by the coding sequence TTGTATTTCTTTGGGCGAATCTGGAAAGTCATTATTAACTTTAGCTTTTCAGCCATTTTACTGATCACCTTTGGAGTGATTTTAAGTGCTGCATGGCTGTTTCGCCTTTTGGAGCCAGCGACCTTTCCAAGCTATTTCGACAGCTTATGGTATACGATGGTCACTTCCACAACAGTTGGTTACGGAGACTATTACCCTACCTCCATCGCCGGTCGTATATTTGCGATGGTCTTTTTCCTGTATGGAATCATGACCCTGACTGTGTTTATTGGAAAAATTCAGCAAATGCTTTCTGACTATAAAAGGCTGAAGGAGGAAGGAAAATTGGACTACAAAAGGGATGGTCATGTAATTTTTATTGGATATGGCAAGAAAACAGCCATAGCCATTAAGGAGGTAAAGAGCTCGAATGCGAAAATGCCGATAGTGCTGATAGACAGCAAGCTTGATAAGAACCCTTACAATGAAGATTATGTGTTTTTTATTAATGGAAATCCAGCAGAAGACGAAACATTGTTAAAAGCAAACTTACCTGTTGCAGACCGTGTTTTCATTTTTTCAGATGAAGCAATTGAGAATGATTTAGCGGCAGACGGAACAACAGCCTTGATTGCATTAGGTGTTGAGGACCTGTCCAATGAGTATTCGGTTAATATGCATACAACAGTTGAAATTCGCAAGGCTTCCCATAAGCCACGCTTTAAGCATGCAAATGTCGAAAGATTCGTTTATTCCTATGAATCGGTTGGACTCTTAATTGCAAGGGAATGCTTGCATTCTGGGAGTGCCACTTTATTAAATGATTTGCTCTCAAATGACAGAGGTTCAGACTGGCATCAAATTAAAGCGAAAAAAGAATGGAAAACATATAAAGATGCTGCAGAGGGTGTATTCTCGTCAGGTGCAACACTTATTGCCGTTAATGATGATTTAGATGTTGCAACAAAAGCAAAAAAGACTCTCCCGATTGATGCGACATTGACAATTGTCTGCAGTGAAACAACGATAATAAATTTTAAATAA
- a CDS encoding antibiotic biosynthesis monooxygenase family protein encodes MFVITRNMVVKEGTSDLVVNKFSQGGIVEEQEGFVDVSVYVKKVRRGDEEVLLIFRWESEEAWKNWEKSPAHIEGHRKNIGKPKPDHIISVKVDKYELKAVKKGKQHTETN; translated from the coding sequence ATGTTTGTAATCACTCGAAATATGGTTGTGAAAGAAGGAACATCTGACCTTGTTGTTAATAAGTTCAGTCAAGGTGGCATCGTGGAGGAGCAGGAGGGCTTTGTTGATGTCAGTGTTTATGTGAAAAAAGTACGCCGTGGTGATGAAGAGGTTTTACTTATTTTTAGATGGGAATCAGAAGAGGCTTGGAAGAATTGGGAGAAGAGTCCTGCCCATATTGAGGGACACCGAAAAAATATTGGCAAGCCAAAGCCAGATCATATTATCTCTGTAAAAGTCGATAAGTATGAGTTAAAAGCAGTCAAAAAAGGGAAACAGCACACAGAAACAAATTAA